The nucleotide window CCAACTGAGAAAAGCACTCACTCAGCACAGAAAGACGACCACACAATCATCTCGGCCCCAGCAGCCCCGGCCTGTCAAGCTGCGAGTGACGGGACTGACCGTTGCCCTAGAATTACTAGGTAGGGCGGTCGACAAGAGCGAATCTTCATGGTGAATATCCGGGCTAGTTTCTCCATCAAATCTTGCAGAGTCAGTCTTTATCTGGCAATGATTTGACAATATTAATCCCGGGGACTCGCTATACGGACGATCATGGGGGGGATCATAAGGGCACTTGGGCAGAAGGGGGGTCGctttgggggaggaggacgatgggGGAGCTCGAGGAGCACGGTACATAGCACAGGCGAGCGAAGATTCGACAGAGGTTCCTGGCGAGTTCTGGCGAGGTTCCTGGCTGGGCGCTCGCTAATCGGAAAGCCTCAGATTGATGACGGTCTCGTTCGAGTGGATCTGAGACTGCGAGCACCACCCTCACACACAGACCGGCGTCCTTCCAACCCGTCCAAACCGTATTGGGTCGAtccgtaggtaggtagtgtagatgACAGCCAAGTGGCTTTCTcaagggggggagggaacgGTTGGAACAGTGCCGCGGCCTTCTACCCATTGATCCGGGAGTGCAGTGTCTGAAATTGATAAGTGCCATAAATACTCATGAAATTACTCTTCTCCTATTTCCCTTCATTGGTGTCAATTGACATGTGGATTTGCGCGCGACTGCGCCTCCTTTGAACGGCGGGACGAGCTTCCCTTGCCCGCGTACGTCTTTTGGCTACTCAGACCATGCTGACTAACTAGGTCTAACTCATTTTGTCACCTCACTTTCAACTCCGTCGCTCAGATGGGGCAGGCATACAGTACCGTGCGTGCATCGTACCTGACACACTTCACCGTTCCTGAGCCCCCCTGGCACGAGTCCCTGTGAGTGCTCTCAAGAGCCGTCTGCGGCCGTCTGGGCATTTGATTTTGGCGGACAAGGAGAAAGACCCACTGACCCACCAGTCCACTCGGCTTAAATTCCCACTCGCTTGTGCCCGTGGTCGGCTCCAAAAGACGCAAAGCACCTGACAGAAAGGTACATGACAGTTCGTTTGTGccaggaaggaaggaaggagacggGAGACGGAAGATAGATCGATAGAAGTGAAGAAGCAAAACATTGAATTTTCACTTGTTGCTGATGATGCCCATCGCTAGCCTACACTGGTTAGAGTAATGACTTGCCGCGTCTCTTTTACTCGACTAGTCGACTTGCATGCATTTGCGTGGACATTGGAGATTGCACATTGGACTGGCTCCCATCTTCTCTCCGCATCGCAAGTCCCGCCCCGTTCAACTCGCGTCTCTCTCCCGcctcgacgacgaggatcATGGAAGACTGGAAGATCCACATTGTTCTCTCCAAAGGCTCCTCGACCCTGGACAGGGGCTACATGCTGTCGTACGGCGTCCACCCTCCTTCGTCCTCCGCCAGAACGACGAGGTCTAAAAAAGGCGGAATCGACAGCCCGTACGCTCTAGGATACCCCCCTTGGCAGCCCGCTTAATTGAATATCAAGAACAGCATCGCTGACGATGTCTTGAACGGGGCTATAAAAGATTGCGTTAAGCTTCTTTTGCACATTTTGTCTCCATCCTTAGGTCCCCCCTCACAGTCCCATCTGATCCCATCAAGTCCCATGTGCACCTGGTGTAAAATCCAAACTGGGGCCCGCCTACGGTCTGGATTCCTATTTCAGCGGAGCCAGGATGCAGCGCAAGGGACCAATCCACTCCAGTCACCATCACAGGCAGATTCACCCCTCTCTTCAAGAACCCACACCAAAATCCCACCACCCCCGTAAAGGTACGCCTCGTTTGGAGCATCTGCCACTGACATTGACCTCCCACCCCTGGACGACGAACCTAACACCACTTGAACTACACTCCAGAAACAAGGGGACCTACATATTGTCTTTCCACCACTTGTCTCTCACTCTCTTGGCTGGCAGACCGGCATATCATCGACTAGCCCCAGGGGTCAGGGGAAACAAGCCAAGCATTTCCCTCTCTTTCGGACACTGCAGTTCACAGGAACTGAAGAGCAGAAGAACGTGAAGGAGAGAgacagagaaagaagaggaaagtgaCAGAGTGAGGGAGGAaaggacaaaaaaaaacaagaaacagaaaaaaatTACAAAACCCACACCTACACACAGTACGTACATAACATACACATGCATGAGGGCTCTCTGTGTACCTTTTTGAGTCTGGAATATGCAGCTTCTGCGTGGATGCTTGGGCGCTGCAGCAGTCTGTCTGGCTGTCGTCGTATCGGCTGTATTCGCTGAGAAGCGCGCATTGCATGTTTCCACAGATTCGGCCCATTCCCAAGAGAACCTTGGATGACTCTAGGAAGAGCACCCCCATTTACCAACCCATTGACCTCTCATTGACCGTTCACTTTCGACCGCAACAGgagccttttttttctgtcgGACGGCAAGGTACCATACCACCTTGCCATcttacaccaccacctcctacACGCTTACACCCTACACACACTACACCTCGTACCTACATAGCTACATACATTACATACCACAGTACGGCTACCTGGTAGTAAAAGGGCTCGTCAAGTAGGTGGACTACCAATCCGCAATCCGCTTAGGAAAGCCGGGCCAGGAGAGCCAGGGTCGCGTCTGCCCCTAGCCCTCCTGGCACTCCCTCCCACTCCGTCCCCCCCGGTCGCTTGTTCTCCTGGCCCTTGCTAGGAATCGGTCTCCattagaattctaattaaattcccagTATGGCTCAACGGAGGACTGTAGAGTCGATCCAGTCTCGACCGTCTATCCCCCAGCCTCAGCACTCCAGTCTGAGCGAGCCGCACCCCGACCACGAAGGGAAGCATCGACATCATCTACAACTAAAGCTCCGATCGCCTGCACCCCAACCTGATCAAGACAACCCTCAACCACTTCCAGGTCCCTCAGCTTCAGcgtcaccagcaccagcaccgaCACTACTAGTACCAcaaccctcctccgccgGATCAGCACAGGCACAGACGTTGCCATCCACTCCAGGGACAGCCACAGCAGCTATATCAacggcagcaacaacaacatcaacatcaacaacatcaacagcaacaacatcaacacctaCTCCGGATCTACAGCAACCAGGCGAAGAGGCGAGCTCGGCTACCACTTGTACACCTCCGGTTGAGATAGTCGAAACAGGGGCTGGACAGAGCTCCGTCAGAAGTGGTGACCCAGGGATAGCTACGGACAGTGCTCCCAccatcacaaccaccaccagtgCCACTGCCTGCACCACCAGCACTCACCAAGATCCCCGCGCGCCCTCAGAAATCGCTCCTCCTTTGGCCGATACAGTATCCGGGTACAACCAGCAACAGATCGGAGCACCGCACAACGGCAGTGCACCCCGTGTCCTAGTGCCCACGCCCATGTCCCATCCGCAACAACCATCTGGCCCACCTACACCTCGCCAAACACCGACCATGAACTATCCCGCCCCGAGTCCATATCCGCCTGCGGGCATGTCCCCGGGTGCGCAGTACGCATATGGAGCGCAAGCGGTTGCCCATGTTGACCCCTACCGAACGAACCAGACGGCGCTCCCGAGCATGCGAACGTTTGACCATGTGCAGCAACAGCACGCTCAACACCAGATGCCCCTGCCGAACCATATGGCCGTCTCGATGGCCCCAAACCAGATGAGCTACTATGCGCCCATGCACGCAGCATACCAGATGCACCCGGGGCAGAGCGTGGTGCACTATGCCTTGACAGGCCTCACGCCGGACCCGCGCATCGCTCTGAGCGGAGGAAGGCACAAGAAGGTACCAATACATTGCACTGCTATAGCCCTCACATGCgaccctccccctcttccatctcctctctcccctcctcctcctcctcctcctctgttTCCTGGGACCCATGCTCGCTCGCGCAACACACTAGAGTGCTGACCGatgttgtttgttgtgttGCTGACAGGAGATCAAGCGCCGAACCAAAACGGGGTGCCTAACGTGCCGCAAGCGCAGGATAAAGGTGCGTTACTTTCTCTTTCGGACCCATTTCCTAATttgccctttttttttcgtatTCTATCCGGTTCCTCCCATCACGGATGCCTTTTCGGACCTACTGCAACGAAGCGGGGGATGGGGTAGGATGGGGATCGGGCCGGACGGTGTCGAGCCAGGGAAGCGACGCGCGGAGGGAGTGGGTCGTCATGTTGCAGTTGGGGCATTCGGTTGAAGAAGCGCCATGGTTCGATATGACGACAACGGGTGTGTTAAAAATGGCGCgctcgttcgttcgttcgctCGCTTGCTCGCTTGTGGTCGGTCTCGATGGTTCGTTGGGGGTTGTTGCAAGTGCAGCTGGGGGAGCAGGGCGGTttgggttgtggttgtaTGCCTTGGTTACGTTGTGTTGCCTTGGCCCACGAACGGCTGGGTTGGTTAGTTTGCTCGCTTGACTGCACTGAACTGCTGAAGCGAGCAACCTAAGCCCAGTTGTTCACAGTGACGCCTGCGGCCAACCCGCCAGTTGCCTGCCCGCCTGTTACTCACTGCCCGCTTCGGTTGCCCTCGCCTACCTCCGCTTCCCTTGCCTGCCATAGGCAGCAAGCGCAAGCGACGGGAAGCAACCGCAACTTTCCCATTTCGGTCGACGCCGACACAAAGTCCCCGCGGCGAGCGAGCGATCAACGCACCCGCCGGCGGTTGTTAGGCCCCGCCGCTAACAACTGGCCTGGGCTCCAGCTATCTGCTACCATCCTATCCACCACGAAAGCACCTAAAACCTCAATCCCTGCAACACCCTGAGCTCCATCATCACACCTCATCGCTCTATCTTCCACTTTGCGTACCGCGTTACACACAAGTTGCAGAAACAATCGTCTtcccatttttttttcaactCACCAGCAATTATGTACTCGTCATCGCCTAACTTGTATCTCTTTCTAGTGCGACGAAGCCCATCCCACTTGCAACAATTGCAAAAAGTCGAAGCGTGATTGTTTGGGATACGACCCCATCTtcaagcagcaacagcagcaacaacagcaacagcaaagtCTGACTGCTCAGTCGACGCCCAAGTCTCAGCACTCTGCTCCCGCTTCTCTCACGTCGACTCCGACTGTCCCATCTTCCAGCGTCCCGCCAAGCCCATACCAGTCACAGGCTCAACCttaccagcagcagcagcagcagcagtctcCGCCGCCTCATCACTatcaccagcaacagcatcctgcttaccaacaccaaccacatCCTACCTCGTACCCATCATCTCATTCCTCCAACACCCCCTACGAGTCTCCGGTGTCGTCCACTTCCCCGGGCTTCGATTACGGGAGTGCCATTGACCCGGCCCTCTCAGGTACCGACACGCCAAGCGCTTCAGGAACGCCTACACCAAATTCGCAGCTGGCTAGGCCTGACGACAGGAATTTTGGCACTGTGGGTCATTATCAAGGCGGAACTCCTGCTGGCTCCCCTTTGCCGGCGACCTCGTTTGCCCAACATAGATAACCGAAGTCTTGCCGTGTCGAGGGATCCGGTTCAGAGCTGTACGACTATCTTGCCCAACATGACTGGCTTACCCACCAACAAGAAAACCGTCGATGATCTTATCGCGCTGGGGGGCGCAGAACCTCCCATTATGAACTCTCCGCCGTCACAGGCCGTCATCCAGGAGATCAACAAACTTTATGGCGATGTATACGTTACTGGGCTGTCGTATTTCTTTGAGACGCAGTGGTACGATTTGAAACCTGACAGGGGTATCCTGACACACCATCCCATCCAACTCTTACTGAATAATCAGCCATTGATGGGTCTTTTTGGTTCCTTTGTCGAACACATCTCCCAGCCCCGGGCGGACCACAAGTATGCTTCCCAGCTGGAGGAGTGTATTGTCTGGGGATTAGCAAAGCTGCCCCTCTCTACTAGATGTAGAGGTTGGGCTCACCCTGGAATGTCAATTTCTCCATACCCGATCCCGCCCTTGGATGACCCACACGAAGCGTTTGGTCGTCTGCAAGTGTTCGAAGCACTCCTGTTAGGTTATCACTCTACGTTGACAGAGAATCCGCTCTATCATCCTATAGTGCTTGGAAATCTCCACACCTCCCGGCGCAATGAATTGGAGTTCTGGTGGCATCTGGCCGATTTGGCCATTCGAAAGCCCAATTGTGACCTCCAGAACCTGCGACGCCTACTGGACGGTCAGGAGAACCGTGATTTCCTGTATAGCCTCGCTGTGCTTCGCGAGTATTCGTATCATTGGAATCCTGCCAACATCGAGCAACAGTTGCCGCCGCAGTTGGCCGAGTCGGACCCGCGCTGCAGGCTTGCGGTGGCGGCCAGGTTTATTCGCACTACCATGGAAGAGGGAACCACAAACGTGGTGAGGCGGTTTGCTCAGCTTGCGTATCGTGCGTACGTCCACCCGGGAGCCAGTGTGTCCGCGAACGCGGCTTGGCGCTACCAACAGAAAAGCGATTAAGTGATTGCAAGTACGGAGAAATGGTCAGCATGGTCGTTGGTTTTGGAGGTCTCTTTTGTTGGTGCTAGAGTTAAGCAAACCACTCTCGCTGGGGGTTGGTGCCAAGTTAGATAGATAGCCCGCTCGAGCGTGTTTCTCTCTTCATCTTTCTGTggtctttccttccttggaTTTCCTTCTCTTATCTATACTTGCATCGGATAGACGGCGTTTTTACAAGTTCTTTTTCCTCCACAGTTTTTCCTTCTGTTCACTCATTATAAAGCATATGGGAGGCCTTGCAATGGATTTCTTGGTTCCAAAATTTGGTTGCTCTTTGATGTTCTCTTCCCAACCGTTTGTATCAAGTGGcattctttcctttttacAGCATTATGAGAGCGACTAAAATTGGGGCGCGGCTTATATACAAATCCAACACCACTTAGTCTAACCTGCTGATATCCCTGCTGACAGACGGTAGTGTGAACTTTGTCTTTGATGTATTGCATTTAACTCGAGTTGACTTGACCAATGAGCCTTTTCCTACACATAACAACTACTCATTGCATGTTCCTCTGCTCGGGCACAATACTCCTCAACTTCCCTTCCTCAATCGCCATCTGTACGTTACTAATCGCCcactcctccatcttggTCTCCGTCTCGACCGTCCATGTCCCCATGTGCGGCACCAGCATGACGTTTGGATTCGCCAGTAAGCCAGGGTGAATCTCCGGTTCGTTCTCATACACGTCCAAGCCAACCGATTGCACCTGTCCAGACTCCAGCGCTTCCACCAGCGCCGCCTCGTCCATCACCGCTCCGCGAGCagtgttgatgatgactaTCCCCGGCTTCATCATGGCGAATTCTTTGGTGGAAATGATATGTCTCGTTTCGGCCTGTTTTGTTGTTCATCGTGTTTTCCGTTagcctctttccttttctttccttttctttccttcctttcctttctttccgtATCCCactcatctcctcctcctccccctccttcccactTACCAACAGCGGttaggggaaaaaaaaaagaaaaaaaggggcaaaacaaaaaaaaaaaactcacaTTCAGCGGCAAATTCAAACTCAAAACATCACTCGTCCCCAAAAGTTGCTCCATCGTCTCAACCCACTCAACCTCCACCCTCGGagagcctcctccttgctcctccttcaactctTTCTCCCCCTCCCAATCCCTCTTCCGATTCAGATATTGTACCTTCATCCCAAACGCCCCCGCCACCTTGCGCGCCAAACACTTGCCAATCCCTCCCATACCCAAGATCCCCAGCGTCTTGCCCCTGGGATCTCT belongs to Neurospora crassa OR74A linkage group IV, whole genome shotgun sequence and includes:
- a CDS encoding glyoxylate reductase, producing MGSKEHQKPKILLLGTIEHAHEAWSRITSIADIIQPTSTDRTSFLSECASGAFSSCLLAYRTFDSTTLTGPLDHDLISALPPSIKYICHVGAGYDAISIPACTARGIRVSNTPSAVDEATADCALFLLLGAMRNFNAGMTALRRNEWRGGTTVEEEQTKTIKMPPLGRDPRGKTLGILGMGGIGKCLARKVAGAFGMKVQYLNRKRDWEGEKELKEEQGGGSPRVEVEWVETMEQLLGTSDVLSLNLPLNAETRHIISTKEFAMMKPGIVIINTARGAVMDEAALVEALESGQVQSVGLDVYENEPEIHPGLLANPNVMLVPHMGTWTVETETKMEEWAISNVQMAIEEGKLRSIVPEQRNMQ